From Brassica rapa cultivar Chiifu-401-42 chromosome A06, CAAS_Brap_v3.01, whole genome shotgun sequence:
GATTAGAATGTTCTTGGGAGTGTATGAAGAAGCCATCAAGTTTCCTGGAGATTATCAATCGAATCGAGATCTGAGTTTGAAATCAACGGATCTAACTAACTAATCGAAGCTATGAAGCAGATCCAGATCAGAGAATCTACTACACAGCAAGCTCTAGGATTACAATTAACGTAAGTAAACAGATGAAGCAGAATGATCATACGAATAAATAAAAGTATGCAATAACATTCTCGGGGAAACTCGAAGCGTACCTTTGAATCTGTGAGGATTAGGAAATGGGATGATGAGCGAAGGCCTAGAGATGTgagaggaagaaggagaagaaggaaTAAATTCAAAGGGGGGGTCTTCAGAAGGAAGGAAAAGTCAGCACCCAAGGCTATTGGAGAAGACGGAGTCAGTCGCTGAATTGAATTTATAATtaagattttttccgcgcttcgagaggattgtgtcttataaatttattttatttataatattatttgtcggtttgtttcttttacattaattttttgtttttctaatgttagtttttcttaaatttaaatatatatgtttatagtttttcttttttctggttgtaaatggagaattatattttttattgatggtttttgtatgtgacataaactttttaaaattttaaaataatgttatatatatagtacaattaacacattaaagaagagaaacatatttaagcacattttatacaggttttatatacataattttaaacattatatatgtatatattataagtttgaaacatgtaaatgttttctaaagttaaatacttgttctgagtttacataacttatcgaaagttttatcttttttaaatttaaatcacagaaaaaaatcaaaaagtcagtatagatgggttttcttgggcttttaaatcaacactaaaaatttacatgaatcatataacaacagttttataaaaaactcgataaaatttgaccaagccaaagattttcacacaatatgttctttcttcttcaaattgcgaagagcctataggcacaagaaaaaaatcataatttttgttttcacttatataacattttttttcctttacacacggaatttattacactgctataagcaattgagaactctattcatataagattcacatctatgcattttgacaaagaagaattttagccatctttagtttcggaatgaatcaacttcagtcatatacactatattttctctatgattcaaatcttataattttaatatatgtgcagatttccatgtgaaaaaacacgcacgccatctatcgttcaacctattacttttttcaaagtaaacactataattctcgtttggttagctccacaaactaatctctttagatcagtgtaacctttcagaaaatgataatcttaacatcttacaaaaaaaaacaacaaatattgacttatttatatgaatatatattattttaaatcattatagtggacgaagaaagcaccataatttgtacaacaaattttcttagattcacttcatcatattcaccattttaccattttaattacataattttatatgagcttcttcacctttgccggttattttctctttatttataactacaatataaaattataaactatatatatattataaattaataatttatttactcttaaagtaacgattaaaaataaaacataattcaatatagatatatgattctattaataaattagcagttacaaatttgaaatttttagaaatatcaaaagttttatattagttaattatcttctaaatgacatttattttaattttttttggatgagaatattttggctgaggtggatagtctcaaaagccttgaatttaatCCCTTTTATATAGCAGGATTATTAACACTTTTGATTTGACGATTTCACCCTTCTCGTCCTTAGCTGGCTGGTGCACAGCGTGTGGTGCGTGTTGGCTGGCGCGTTAGTCAATTTTGGTGTGAAACGCTTTTGTGTCACTGTACAgttttaatgtattaaaaaataaaaaagctgTAGTAGAGCTTACcgtttttttcaaatattttttttttatttagctcGCGGATTTCCCAGCGGTAAACTGGACTAATTCTCAAAAGACCTTCTATCCGGATACGCACAGTTTAGGCGGGAAGATGACCAAGGCGATTCAAATTTAGGGCGGACACTCCAGCTAGAGTTCCCATTATCACTAGGCTAATAGCTCttgattaagttttttttaaatattccaaaagagatttatgatttttattttgattaaaaatataagcaTAGTAATTTCAAGACATGAGTTGTCTACGTACAAAGAATCTAACTGAAATATACGGAAAGGAAAAATGTATGTatttaactatttatatatgttgGCAAAATATATAACAACTGTAAGAATTGAGTATAAATATACAACCGAAAGTGAATATTTGCACATGAGGACATCATGGAGCGATGAGTGGATCTCAACGTGGTGACAGACTTTCTAACCGCGTTGCGGCGTTTAGGACATTTTGGCTATGTGGCTCACCTTCACGGCTTCACGCACCGCCTATTGATTTATTCGTCATTTTCAACAATCAATTGACTTTGATGACACATGCGACACCACTATATGGTATTTACAAGAAGAAATGATGTGATCTTTGTGACATCGTTCTATACTCATTTCcatataatcatataataattCATCAAATTGCATGTGGGGGAAAAAACAAATCCTTGATCGGGGTGAACCgcttgataatatttttatggTTCAATATGATCATTCATTCCATATGCTCGATAAAACCAAAAAGTAGTTTTTCCATAAAATTAGATAGAGTCGGCTTTTAGCTTCATATACATCATTTTTCTGTTTCTTTAAGTTGTTTTTCCATAAATCAGATAGAGTCGGTTTTTAGCTTTATATACATCAACTTTTCTGTTTCATCCAAGAAGAAACTAAGCCGCTATGGAAGCCAAAggagaaactcagtggagctcTATTATAGTTCCTTCGGTCCAAGAGCTGGTGGAGGAGAAGGTGATCACAACCGTTCCTCTCAGGTATGTCCAGTCTGACCAAGACAAATCTGGAGTGACGGATGATTCTGGTCTAATACCCGATATCCCAGTCATCGACATGAAGCGGTTGTGTTCTTCCGCCGCCAAGGACTCTGACTctgaggttcagaaactcgatTTGGCTTGCAAAGAATTTGGATTTTTCCAGGCAAAGTCTCTTAACTTCTCCGTTTTGCAAAATAACCTATGTTGGAGACCTCATGTGGAGCTTATTTTAAACTTGTCACGTCTGAGTCTACTATTTTCTTAGAAAACAATACACTATTCTTCTATTTTATTAGCAtatactagattctgaccccAAGAAAAATCATTTATACTGACACTGATAAAGATAATTTTATCAGCATTAATCATGTATTAAAGGGAGGAGGAcggatatattttttgttaacaattttttttagaaaattaacttcaaatttttgtttttataaatatttttatttataatcatatttgtgtaaaatatttctttaaattATTAGTGAGAGATTTTgataattgtattaaatttgtgatgttgtataactatatatttattgCATAGCTATTTCACACATTAATTTTGCACTTTAGTCCTAAAcggttattaatttttttaaataacaaaatatcgttacaattttgattagtaatcaAATAGTAATTAAATAGATAAAACTAGGGATATGTTTCattaaattttcatgattttattttatatataatgataaTAACATTATTATTACACATCATATTACACATAATAATTTGTCATGCAATTAAAAATGAGTTTTGTAAATTTTGACCATTTAGATGCAGTTATAAATCAAACGGTATATTTAGAAGATGGTTATGGATGATGGTTACGTGATATAATTAGATAATCATTTAGATACGGTTATAAAATAAGTTGTACTATTTATCAATTAATCATGATTCtgatttaatagaatagattaaaTCTAATGGAGCATAACACTTTATGCTTTAATATTTCTTCACTGTGGTTATGTCTTTATGGTCATGTACTCATTTACAGCTTGTGAACCATGGAATTGACCAAACTTTCTTGGACAAAACAAAGCTGGAGACTCATGATTTATTCAGCCTTCCCatggaagaaaagaaaaggttcTGGCAGCAACCAGATGAGATGGAAGGTTTCGGACAAGCTTTTGTGCTTTCAGAAGATCAGAAACTCGATTGGGCAGATATATTCTTCTTTACAATGCAACCTACTCAATTACGCAAGCCTCACTTGTTCCCCAAGCTACCTCTTCCCTTTAGGTTTTGCATGCATACAAATGTGTTAAGGTTCTCAACTAACTCCACACAACTTCTCtctaattacatttttttatatgtttttcagAGACACATTAGAGATGTATTCCGCTCAGGTTAAGAGCATAGCTAAGACCTTAATAGCAAAAATGGGGGATGCCCTGCAGATTAAACCTGAGGAAATTGAAGAAAGATTTCGTGATGATATGTTCCAGAGTATGAGGATGAATTACTACCCTCCATGTCCGGAGCCCAATCAGGTGATTGGTCTAACTCCGCATTCCGATGCGGGCGCACTCACCATACTGTTGCAAGTGAATGAAGTTGAAGGTCTCCAAATCAAGAAAGATGGCAAATGGGTTTTTGTCAAACCCCTCCCAAACGCTTTCATTGTCAACGTTGGAGACGTCTTAGAGGTAAGCCATATTATATGGAAAGATATAATGTGATAGCATATTAGTAGAGATGTTATGATAAACGTGCAATGTAGATCATAACGAACGGGATATACAAAAGCATCGAGCATCGCGTGGTGGTGAACTCGGAGAAAGAAAGGCTGTCTTTTGCGACATTTCATAATCCAGGACTGAATAAAGAAATTTCTCCAGCGAAAAGTCTCGTTGAAAAGCAAAAGAAATGTGCAAAATTTAAAAGCCTGATAACTAAAGACTACTTGAAGGGCTTGTTCTCCCGTGAACTCTACGGAAAAGCTTACCTCGATGCAATGAGAATCTAAGGGGATGTGGTATCTTGTTTCCCAAGAAACTCTGCCTTCTCCAGACTAGTCCATGTCTCTGCTACTGTTTTTCtcttgtctttggtttaaaccTTTTAGATATTAAACAACCAGTGAATATAGCTTGTAGGTTTGGTATCATAATGTAAGAATAGTAGCACATGTCACTCAACTTTCCAATAATAGTCAAATTATGTGTTAGTCTCATGCTATTCGTGGAATTAAGCATAGCATTAAATTACCGTCATCGTACGACTCCTAATTAACTTATTATATCAAAACATTGCATCCATCCTAATATGTTAAAACAGCTTTACCACACTCCTTCaatctatatatatttctcCATCTTGGTTAGGGAATATGGACGATGAGgaatgatataaaaaaaaatcagaataaGCGGTGGTTCATTCCAGATGGCAATCATGGTCTGAGAATCTAAAGAAACTGATGCCTTGTGAACCAAGAAATTATATCTACTCTGTTCTACTCCTCTGTTTTCTTGATTTCTTCTGCAAACAATCTCTATGATCtgatcttccttctctctctctctatttacATCTTGTTTGTTAAAGGCAAGTTTTCCAGCTGAAATTGCTTATACGTGTtgttaaaaagaaagataaaatgCTTCAACATGTTGCTATAATAAGACAATAATGTTTTTATCAATAATAAAGCTTTACCTAATAATAGTGATCACATTATTCACAAACTGATATCTTACAAGTGTGGAGGATTTGTCGCGAAATAATTAATTCTGTCCGACTCCTAAACTTAGTAGTTTTTTGTCTTAACGTGCGCTGTAAGGAAAGACTAATTCACAAGATTCTTTAGATAACTTAAGAAACCTCAACGTAAGATATACATTCCACTTAACGTATTACCAACCTCTTTTGCAGTCTTGTGGATAACAACAACAGGTCTCTTCAAGCGTAAAGTGTGACGGAAGtactttttcttaaaaacatataattctcTACAAATGGATAAACaggaaaaaaaacttacaaattaGGGTTAACCTCTATTTTTAGTTGGTTGAAAAATATACAGaaaattcataattttaaaaagataactagattttgagcCGCGCTTAAGAAGCACGGGTATTTTTTGGTGATcgtaaactcaaatattaaatgaatttatgtttattattagatatctaaaatatttaaaagatgttctattattattatttcagtccggtacaatgttttcattgagttttcatatccgaatcagacttttggtcgaaccgtaagatctaattactcatatatagtgggatagaatataataaaatgaatatagtaaaagtatctgaaaatcaaaaagaccgttattaacccactgagaaaaatatagtttattttttgttttataaatttttgatatattaatatatatttgacttgtataagaaatttcttttaacaaatattgttaagtttatttataaatatattaattatcaatctaccaaaatagtgaagcaagtattatttttttttccttttttaattttctatcaaactattatcaatttttttataaaaaaaatcagtttgtgacagatattttattattagaaatccatacaatttaaataatgttacatttatatgtatttatgtataaaatggtcttcataatttgaaattttataaaaaaaaggtctaaagttaatttggttatttttttttctataacaaaagttaattgaatttataattttcttttctgaatgggttgtatcagttaaattatctttcttttttttaagttaaacgtCCAAAGcctaattaataatatttattttgctgatAATAAAGTAAGATTAAATAGGgataatatatgatatataaagaagaccaaaaaaaaaaaggaaaggtccaaacaactttttaagtagatttatttaaattctttgccttttaatagtattgattaaatTTGTTAACAAcagaaaagaaaactaaaagaaTGTGTTTGTTACCACATAACGCCAGCCACGGTGTTGCCTCTGCTTTGTATATATACTTATGAAGCTAACTAAAATAGAATAAGAAAAATTTCAGAGATTTAGCTCTGCGATAATGGAGAAGAATACCTATGGGTCATTCAAACTTATGATTATACTTTCATTTCTTTCATATTCCTTTGTCGGATCAGACTGTGCAACAACAAATATCCAATATGCATCAGCTTTGGGAGATCCCGGGATGAAAAATGATAGCTTAAGGGTAGCTATAGAATCATGGAACCAATGCAACGAGGTTGGTGAAGAAGCTAAGAACATGGGAAGCCCACGAATGGCAGATTGCTTTGATCTCGATTACTCTAGCTTGCCCGGTAAAATCCACATTGTTGTTATGTTCTTACTTCAAATGCAATTTCTGCGTTTGCGTTTACATccaaaaaaggaaagttcaaaCAATCTTTTCACATTTTTGAAATTTCAAACAATTTTCTGTTTTTCTCTATAACATTTTTGCAAATTGCTGACGTCAATACCAACAAATAATTTTTGCTTGAGTAGATGTTTAAGATTATAGATTCATCTGAAGAAACTGTAAACGCAAACGCAGATGTGAAGAAAGAACTGATGTCTTAAACCTCAAGCTAAAACTGTTTTGTTATGTTATTGGGACATATGTAGTGAAGATCAACCACAAAGTTGACGAAGTAGACAATAGACTCGGTGTACAAAACGGAACATACGGAGGCATAAACGCCGGACAAAACGCAGATATCTACGCTGCTCAAAAGGAGATATACTTAGGAAACAAATGTCAAGTCACGGACGACCCGAACCCATGGCAGTTTTGGATGATAATGCTGAAGAACGGTAACACAGATACTTTAGCTGCGATATGTCCTGAAAACGGCAAAAAGGCGAAACCTTTTCCTCCTACGGGGAGGTTTCCATGTTTTGGAAAAGGATGTATGAATATGCCAACGATGCATCACAAGTACACAAGCATTGTGGATCAAGAAGGGCTTATGAGTGGGAGTTTTTATGGGACTTGGGATTTGGATACTGACCAAGAAGATGACTCCGTGGTTGGTAATAACTCGTACTATAAGGTGAAATGGGAGAAGAAAGTTGGTGGTAATGAGAGTTGGGTGTTTCATCATTTGTTGAAGACTTCTTCTAAGTATCCATGGTTGATGCTTTATCTACGAGCTGACGCTTCTCGTGGCTTCTCCGGTGGGTATCATTACGATACTAGAGGAATGATGAAGATGGTAAGATCCAATCCTCTGTTTCATTTTTCTTTGATTATGGTCGGCTAAATGAAATCCCTCAATTTTTAAGAGTTATTATACGTAGATTGTACATTCTCCAtggtatagaaaaaaaatatttttattaagagtaacataaaaaaatatttatgactcCATACATGTAACTCTATAATGGTTTTGGAACTAAAATACTCTGttttgtaatctttttttttataattttgataatttttttttttgtaatctttCTATGACGCACAAGACGCTGAAATCGCCGGACTTCAAGGTTAGATTCAAGCTAGAGATTCTAAAAGGTGGCGGTTCAGGGAGCCAGTTCTATCTAATGGACATGGGAAGCTGCTGGAAAAACGACGGTAGCGAATGCGACGGTGACGTCACAAGCGACGTCACTAGGTACAGCGAGATGATAATCAACCCCCAGTCAACGGCCGTTTGCAGCCCCAACCGGCTAGGCGCTTGTCCACCGCAGCACGCGTTCCCAAACGGGACTAAAGTTCACAGGACGGACAAGGAGAGGTTCCCTTACCAAGCGTATCACTACTACTGCGTTCCTGGAAACGCGCGTTTCGCGGAAGCTCCGTACGATGTTTGCGATCCGTACAGTAATCCACAGCCGCAGGAGATTCTGCAGATCTTGCCTCATCCTGTGTGGGAAGAGTTTGGGTATCCGACAAAGAAAGGACAAGGCTGGATTGGAGATCCGAGAACTTGGGAACTTGATGTCGGAAAACTCTCTCAGTCACTTCACTTTTACCAGGTATTGTAGTAATCTATAAATACACCTGCATGTTAGCATTAACGTAAATgcattattataattttttgtttacaaCACAAACTTGCAGGATCCAGGGACAGAACCGGTGAAAAGACACTGGTCGTCAATAGATTTAGGAACTGAAATATATATGAGCAAGAACCAAATTGCAGAATGGACTGTATCTGATTTCGACATTGTTGTACCAAAGACCGGTATTCAAGTGGAAtaatgtaaatttttcttttaaatgctTATAGAAGACATTTGTCAATGAACTCATCAAGAATCTTGATTGTTAATATCATCGGAATTGAGAAAGATATGTTTAGGGCATCCAAATAGAAAAACAAACCGAAACAATTCGAAATAGTCAAACCGGActgaaatttattatatattttagtgtaacaGAGTCTGAACCAACTAAACGACTATTGGTTAAAATATTGTAATtaacatgaatatattaataattaaataaattttaattatactttgatttttcttaattaacagaaaaaccaaataaaatcaTAGTTGCATTGTATCAAATCAGaataaaaccaaaccaaattacaaaagaaaagacgAAATGTTACTGTACCAAGGCCAGTAAAAAGATCTAAAATTTTGATTGGCTACATACAGTTTAGTACCGTGATCGCGAAGCACTGGATTATTCCCTGATCTTCCCTATAGACTGAAACCACCGGAAGACGGTACCAACCGTTAATTAACAGCCGTCAGAAAGACCTTTCTTTTCAGTTTCCTTTAAAGCTAATACCGATTGAGTTTGTTTGTGTAACGAGAAAAGCGAGTGATAGCAAAGGTCTCTCCTTTTCTCCCGAtcgaagttttttttcttttctcaaggGCTTCGCTCGCAAAGTCGAGagcttttttcttcttcctttccTTCAGGGCGGTTATAATGGCGGATGGTTGTGCACTCGACACCGAGAAGTACTCTCTCTTAGAGGATTTCAATGTCGATGTCGAAGTGGAGAAGCAAGAGTTCGAGACGTTCTCTCTCTGCTTCTGGGTTTATCTCTTGGATTCCACCACGTACCCTTCAACAATCATCAGACAGGTAAGGTCTCGAGAACTAAaagtaagcttttttttttccttatgtCTTGTGTTGTCGGAAAAATGTTCATCTGTTCGGTTCTGTAATAGAGTAGATTCGAAAGTTCCAACCTTTGGAATAGAGGGAAGATATGGGTGGATCTTTTGAGATTTTCTAACGGTTTTTCTTCTTAGGTTCATTCCGACATGAGTTTTAGTGCGCCTTTCCTGGTGCTAGATGAAAACAAGAAGATGATCCTTTTGCCGTTGACACTCCTTCACAAGGAAGCTCCTGATCCTGTAAACACTGCTTCTTGGACCGAGGTTCCTAACGTTTCTACAACTGCTGAGTTCCCTCTTCAAAGATGGGTTCATGTGGGTTGTGAGGTAATAAATAACATCTCTGAAGACACAACACTCTTTATATCAATAAGTAACTCTTTGAATTTATTGATTTCTGTTTGTTTCTTAGGTTTCTAGAAACTACATGCGCCTTTATATCTGTGGAAAGATGGTAGGAGAGAAACTTTTGACTTCTGTAATGACCAATGGCACGAACTCAGATAATGTGCGAAGGGTTTCGCTGTTTAGTGTTGGTGGAGATGGTTATAGCGTTCAAGGTTTCATCCACTGTGGAGAAGTTTTGCCGTCTACTGTCCATGTAAACAATCATTACACAAAGGTATCTATCTGTTTAAAGTATCTGCCGTCTTAAAAGACTCTTTCtcctatttttctttatttctctaTTCATTTCTTGGCCGCAGGACCCACCTCTATGGCTATCTGTTGAGAAGCCATCTACCTGCGAAGTAGATGAAGATGGTGTTTGGAGTATCGTTGGCGAAAAGGTTTAAAGAGTTTTTATTGTGTAACTGTATATTATGCTTTTGACGTTCTCACTGAACatctttgttttcttaataGGCATCTTGCGGGATGATTTTTTCCTTGGATGTTGTTTTATCAAATGCTATTGGACAACCTGTGCGCAAGGATGTGCAGGTTCATTCTCTTTATTCTTTTGTCTAAACTTGTTTACCTTTGGCAAAACATGTCTGATTGGTTTGATCACACCTAGGTTGTGGCTTCTCTACTGTATGCTAATAGCGGGACGCCTGTTGAGAAGACTAGTGACTTGGAGGCTCCCCTTCTTGTAAGCTATGATGGAGTTGAATTCTCAGCGGAAGATAAACCGTGCACCTTATTGAACGGATGTGCTTCCTTGAAGCTCAAAATATCTCAGGTAGTGATTGTAAGTCTAAGCCATTGTGAGTGACATTGTGGCattttctaacttttttttttggttaaagcaTTATTCCAAGTGTGACAAGAGATTGTTCTGCATCAAATTCGAAATACCAAACAAGGGCTCTTACCCTTTCCTAGAAGCTTTTACCAACCAAATGCGTTGCATCTCAAGGACCGGTGGTGATTCTGTTACCCCTAAAAGGTTGAGTCCTTTAGTTGAAGGAGTGCCATCAAGTAATGGAGCTTCAGATAGCTCCTTGTCTATGAAACGAATCAAATTGGGAGAAGAAAAGATCCCTGAGAGTGAGGTAAAATCCAGTTTCTCTCTGATTTACATTTCTCTTTTTCTATGCCAAAGCTTACTAATTATTCTGCATTGTTGTTTTTCTCTGAGTTAGTTTGAGGGTGGAAATGGTACTAGTATGGCATGGGGACCTCAGAACCAGgacgaagaagaggaagaagaagaagaagatcaatcTTCAACTGACTCAGACAACACTGAAGTTAGAGGCTCGACGGGTTCTAGAAGATATACAATCTCAGACTCGACGATTTTCAAATACTGCCTTGGAAACTTGACAGAGAGATCTCTCATTATGAAGGAAATCACAAACAACGCAGGGGATGAGGAAGTTTCTGAGTTTGCAGATCAAGTTTCTCTCTACTCCGGGTGCTCCCATCACGGGTAAATATATACTTAATCAGTCTCTCAATCACAGAGAATAGGTTGAAACgtgattcttttttattttggtcagtTATCAAATCAAAATGGCGAGAAAGCTAATAGCAGAAGGAACAAATGCGTGGATTCTGATCTCTCGGAACTATCAAAATGTTCATTGGG
This genomic window contains:
- the LOC103872488 gene encoding protein SRG1, whose product is MEAKGETQWSSIIVPSVQELVEEKVITTVPLRYVQSDQDKSGVTDDSGLIPDIPVIDMKRLCSSAAKDSDSEVQKLDLACKEFGFFQLVNHGIDQTFLDKTKLETHDLFSLPMEEKKRFWQQPDEMEGFGQAFVLSEDQKLDWADIFFFTMQPTQLRKPHLFPKLPLPFRDTLEMYSAQVKSIAKTLIAKMGDALQIKPEEIEERFRDDMFQSMRMNYYPPCPEPNQVIGLTPHSDAGALTILLQVNEVEGLQIKKDGKWVFVKPLPNAFIVNVGDVLEIITNGIYKSIEHRVVVNSEKERLSFATFHNPGLNKEISPAKSLVEKQKKCAKFKSLITKDYLKGLFSRELYGKAYLDAMRI
- the LOC103872489 gene encoding uncharacterized protein LOC103872489, with the translated sequence MEKNTYGSFKLMIILSFLSYSFVGSDCATTNIQYASALGDPGMKNDSLRVAIESWNQCNEVGEEAKNMGSPRMADCFDLDYSSLPVKINHKVDEVDNRLGVQNGTYGGINAGQNADIYAAQKEIYLGNKCQVTDDPNPWQFWMIMLKNGNTDTLAAICPENGKKAKPFPPTGRFPCFGKGCMNMPTMHHKYTSIVDQEGLMSGSFYGTWDLDTDQEDDSVVGNNSYYKVKWEKKVGGNESWVFHHLLKTSSKYPWLMLYLRADASRGFSGGYHYDTRGMMKMTLKSPDFKVRFKLEILKGGGSGSQFYLMDMGSCWKNDGSECDGDVTSDVTRYSEMIINPQSTAVCSPNRLGACPPQHAFPNGTKVHRTDKERFPYQAYHYYCVPGNARFAEAPYDVCDPYSNPQPQEILQILPHPVWEEFGYPTKKGQGWIGDPRTWELDVGKLSQSLHFYQDPGTEPVKRHWSSIDLGTEIYMSKNQIAEWTVSDFDIVVPKTGIQVE
- the LOC103872490 gene encoding SH2 domain-containing protein A isoform X2; its protein translation is MADGCALDTEKYSLLEDFNVDVEVEKQEFETFSLCFWVYLLDSTTYPSTIIRQVHSDMSFSAPFLVLDENKKMILLPLTLLHKEAPDPVNTASWTEVPNVSTTAEFPLQRWVHVGCEVSRNYMRLYICGKMVGEKLLTSVMTNGTNSDNVRRVSLFSVGGDGYSVQGFIHCGEVLPSTVHVNNHYTKDPPLWLSVEKPSTCEVDEDGVWSIVGEKASCGMIFSLDVVLSNAIGQPVRKDVQVVASLLYANSGTPVEKTSDLEAPLLVSYDGVEFSAEDKPCTLLNGCASLKLKISQHYSKCDKRLFCIKFEIPNKGSYPFLEAFTNQMRCISRTGGDSVTPKRLSPLVEGVPSSNGASDSSLSMKRIKLGEEKIPESEFEGGNGTSMAWGPQNQDEEEEEEEEDQSSTDSDNTEVRGSTGSRRYTISDSTIFKYCLGNLTERSLIMKEITNNAGDEEVSEFADQVSLYSGCSHHGYQIKMARKLIAEGTNAWILISRNYQNVHWDNVVIEIEEHFMRIAKCSSRSLTHQDFELLRRICGCYDYITQENFEKMWCWLFPVATSISRGLINGMWRSCSPKWIEGFVTKEEAEHSLQSQEPGTFILRFPTSRSWPHPDAGSLVVTYVGRDFVIRHRLLAVDHICDERYTDAKPLQDMLLAEPELSRLGRIVRSI
- the LOC103872490 gene encoding SH2 domain-containing protein A isoform X1, with protein sequence MADGCALDTEKYSLLEDFNVDVEVEKQEFETFSLCFWVYLLDSTTYPSTIIRQVHSDMSFSAPFLVLDENKKMILLPLTLLHKEAPDPVNTASWTEVPNVSTTAEFPLQRWVHVGCEVSRNYMRLYICGKMVGEKLLTSVMTNGTNSDNVRRVSLFSVGGDGYSVQGFIHCGEVLPSTVHVNNHYTKDPPLWLSVEKPSTCEVDEDGVWSIVGEKASCGMIFSLDVVLSNAIGQPVRKDVQVVASLLYANSGTPVEKTSDLEAPLLVSYDGVEFSAEDKPCTLLNGCASLKLKISQHYSKCDKRLFCIKFEIPNKGSYPFLEAFTNQMRCISRTGGDSVTPKRLSPLVEGVPSSNGASDSSLSMKRIKLGEEKIPESEFEGGNGTSMAWGPQNQDEEEEEEEEDQSSTDSDNTEVRGSTGSRRYTISDSTIFKYCLGNLTERSLIMKEITNNAGDEEVSEFADQVSLYSGCSHHGYQIKMARKLIAEGTNAWILISRNYQNVHWDNVVIEIEEHFMRIAKCSSRSLTHQDFELLRRICGCYDYITQENFEKMWCWLFPVATSISRGLINGMWRSCSPKWIEGFVTKEEAEHSLQSQEPGTFILRFPTSRSWPHPDAGSLVVTYVGRDFVIRHRLLAVDHICDSSERYTDAKPLQDMLLAEPELSRLGRIVRSI